One segment of Candidatus Nanopelagicales bacterium DNA contains the following:
- a CDS encoding helix-turn-helix domain-containing protein: MSAQTVTQAYRFALDPSPSQIRELRSHAGAARFAFNHMLAVVKAQLDQRSAERSYGMLTARLAEDDAVTVG, translated from the coding sequence GTGAGCGCGCAGACGGTGACGCAGGCGTACCGCTTCGCCCTGGATCCGTCCCCATCCCAGATCCGTGAGCTTCGTTCGCACGCGGGCGCGGCCAGGTTCGCGTTCAACCACATGCTCGCCGTAGTGAAGGCGCAACTAGATCAGCGGTCGGCCGAACGCAGCTACGGGATGTTGACCGCCAGGCTGGCTGAGGATGATGCCGTCACGGTGGGCTGA